From the Thermovirga lienii DSM 17291 genome, one window contains:
- a CDS encoding Ornithine cyclodeaminase (PFAM: Ornithine cyclodeaminase/mu-crystallin family~COGs: COG2423 ornithine cyclodeaminase mu-crystallin homolog~InterPro IPR003462~KEGG: aco:Amico_0921 ornithine cyclodeaminase~PFAM: ornithine cyclodeaminase/mu-crystallin~PRIAM: Ornithine cyclodeaminase~SPTR: Putative ornithine cyclodeaminase) has product MEVRVISMKEIESLGISIVEIMDVVEKGFKLKGEGKVELPAKIGIHPRHDCFIHAMPCYVGGEVDAAGIKWVSGYPINQEKGLPYITGIMCLNDPETGFAKAIMDATWITAWRTGAASGVCARYMASPESEVLAVVGLGVQGRTNTVAIANALSNLKMVKAYDLYESQGIKYKETISKDLPGLEVVLCGSVEETVRDADIVVTCTPIVANPKRFVKSQWLKKDCLSIAVDYDSAFDAEVMARADAFVCDDKNQYLWTQEQGVYFQRGYPKEDGILGDMGDLCAGKVKAPREGRRGAVLMGIASHDVLTANLILQKAQEKGIGKVVEI; this is encoded by the coding sequence GTGGAGGTAAGGGTTATATCCATGAAGGAGATTGAGTCGCTGGGAATATCCATAGTGGAGATAATGGATGTGGTGGAAAAAGGCTTCAAGCTTAAGGGCGAGGGAAAAGTGGAGCTTCCCGCCAAGATAGGCATACACCCAAGACACGACTGCTTCATACACGCCATGCCCTGCTATGTTGGGGGGGAAGTGGACGCAGCAGGTATCAAATGGGTTTCGGGATACCCGATAAACCAAGAGAAAGGCCTTCCTTATATAACCGGAATAATGTGCCTAAACGATCCTGAAACGGGCTTCGCAAAGGCAATAATGGACGCAACCTGGATAACTGCGTGGAGAACAGGTGCTGCTTCGGGAGTTTGTGCCCGCTACATGGCGTCCCCCGAGTCAGAGGTCCTGGCAGTGGTGGGATTGGGGGTTCAGGGAAGGACCAACACTGTGGCCATCGCTAATGCTCTTTCCAACTTGAAAATGGTGAAAGCCTACGACCTTTATGAGTCCCAGGGGATCAAGTATAAGGAGACCATATCCAAGGACCTCCCAGGATTGGAAGTGGTGCTCTGTGGTTCAGTGGAAGAGACGGTAAGGGATGCTGACATTGTGGTTACCTGCACTCCCATAGTGGCTAATCCCAAAAGGTTTGTTAAATCTCAGTGGCTAAAGAAAGACTGCCTTTCCATAGCGGTGGATTACGATTCGGCTTTCGATGCGGAAGTAATGGCAAGGGCAGATGCGTTCGTGTGTGACGACAAGAATCAGTATCTCTGGACTCAAGAGCAGGGAGTCTATTTCCAGCGCGGCTATCCAAAAGAGGATGGAATCCTGGGGGACATGGGGGATCTTTGTGCAGGCAAGGTAAAGGCCCCCCGCGAGGGAAGAAGGGGAGCTGTATTGATGGGCATAGCAAGTCACGATGTGCTCACTGCCAACCTTATATTACAGAAGGCCCAGGAGAAGGGCATAGGGAAGGTTGTAGAAATATAG
- a CDS encoding pyruvate ferredoxin/flavodoxin oxidoreductase, beta subunit (PFAM: Pyruvate ferredoxin oxidoreductase beta subunit C terminal; Thiamine pyrophosphate enzyme, C-terminal TPP binding domain~TIGRFAM: 2-oxoacid:acceptor oxidoreductase, beta subunit, pyruvate/2-ketoisovalerate family~COGs: COG1013 Pyruvate:ferredoxin oxidoreductase and related 2-oxoacid:ferredoxin oxidoreductase beta subunit~InterPro IPR011896: IPR011766~KEGG: aco:Amico_1449 pyruvate ferredoxin/flavodoxin oxidoreductase, beta subunit~PFAM: thiamine pyrophosphate TPP-binding domain-containing protein~PRIAM: 2-oxoglutarate synthase~SPTR: Pyruvate ferredoxin/flavodoxin oxidoreductase, beta subunit;~TIGRFAM: pyruvate ferredoxin/flavodoxin oxidoreductase, beta subunit) has protein sequence MEWKDFDLEGIDIQWCPGCGDFKIMEALKKALAELDIAPNEVVIFSGIGQAAKMPHFMKCHFFNGLHGRSISNATGFKAANPGMTVIAIGGDGDMYGEGGNHFIHTIRRNPDLTNIVCNNMVYGLTKGQASPTSPIGLKTPVQVDGVTEEPFNPVAVAIAQGATFVARTFAGYVDETKEILKKAILHKGYALVDIFQPCVSFNKVNTYKWFMENTYVLDEGDHDPTDRRAAILKALEKDPYPLGILYREEGKKTFEENLACYQEDKTPLFMRKADRLSLVSAFMKE, from the coding sequence GTGGAGTGGAAGGATTTCGATCTTGAGGGAATAGATATTCAGTGGTGTCCAGGGTGCGGGGACTTCAAGATAATGGAGGCTCTGAAGAAAGCCCTGGCAGAGCTTGATATTGCCCCCAATGAGGTAGTTATATTCTCAGGGATAGGCCAGGCAGCCAAGATGCCCCACTTCATGAAATGCCACTTCTTCAACGGTCTTCATGGAAGGTCCATATCCAACGCTACGGGTTTCAAGGCCGCCAATCCAGGCATGACCGTCATTGCTATAGGTGGCGATGGAGACATGTATGGAGAGGGCGGTAACCACTTCATTCACACCATAAGAAGAAACCCTGACTTGACCAACATAGTTTGCAACAATATGGTGTACGGACTGACCAAGGGACAGGCCTCTCCTACCAGCCCCATTGGACTCAAGACTCCAGTGCAAGTGGATGGTGTCACCGAGGAACCTTTCAACCCTGTGGCCGTGGCCATAGCTCAGGGAGCCACGTTCGTGGCCAGGACCTTCGCAGGATACGTGGATGAGACCAAAGAGATACTTAAAAAAGCCATACTCCACAAGGGGTATGCCCTGGTGGACATATTTCAACCCTGCGTGTCTTTCAATAAGGTGAACACTTATAAATGGTTCATGGAGAACACCTATGTCCTTGATGAGGGTGACCACGATCCAACGGACCGCAGGGCCGCCATATTGAAAGCCCTGGAAAAAGATCCCTATCCATTGGGTATTTTGTACAGGGAAGAGGGGAAAAAGACCTTTGAGGAGAACCTTGCGTGCTATCAGGAAGACAAGACGCCTCTTTTCATGAGGAAGGCTGACCGCCTCTCTTTGGTTTCGGCTTTCATGAAAGAATAG